A region from the Aegilops tauschii subsp. strangulata cultivar AL8/78 chromosome 5, Aet v6.0, whole genome shotgun sequence genome encodes:
- the LOC120964076 gene encoding uncharacterized protein yields the protein MGISGAVEWWEEWHLRILVLSSLFIQYLLLCSAPLRKFAIPSWYRSIIWLAYQGSDAVAIYALATLFNRQRSQDHGSGTSANNSSILEVVWAPVLLMHLGGQDLITAYNIEDNELWTRHILTAVSQVTVAIYMFCKSWPGGDKRLLQASILFFVPGILKCIEKPWALKSASINSLVSSSCHAPRRTATREDEINSLEDYVQKARAFAQTDPGFQAQEGDAVNHGADNYLSQSQGEDIVVDLEANHGSQTQGVAATVDLEPDHHPQTSRTWIGRLNQIKEKMGSHVSQIMEKRRSHLNQREPRLRRRDNDYNGDPETYRIFVDLASPYPDRLVILKSFWVLDGKQAYILLQNRLFSIFNLLYTKSKILGSFKEEEDPSGLELLSLYIRLSASLLPWAAIGLFHKSHREAYDDNDVKVTYALFCCTAVLEYCSCASFAFAKFTFLKVFLNAILKVKDSLIGQFNLVGFFARNRRHSRKMCIVNFFNCKDFLDQNWSMKPCKLSFAILDLVLKYVKKGWEDQIKDTDSYWKFNDRRGQWTLQSNNCDKDLSCSLRKPFDESVLLWHIATDFCFYYMGASAYHQCATAQCIQDASGEGHGCAVWCERSHHHKRAIQCREISNYMMYLLFVNPEMLLPGTRRNLFTAANSELKKILKDDNASLKKIVKGGKPSLMEILKCNKPFCNFFTVKRPSLKEIERGFTQRIIAKVQPRENREQVVEHTDLPLDAETDATTQEGFVHDAWNLANGLLQMRDEKMWEVIEGVWVEMLCFSASRCRGYLHAKSLGTGGELLTYICLLLSHMGMETLPERLQRTELSSGGNARVTPLTSQVPGSEDPPPLRRWRPHEAAAAGASTSRPQEIQPAE from the exons ATGGGTATATCAGGTGCTGTGGAATGGTGGGAGGAGTGGCATCTGCGCATCCTCGTCCTCAGCAGCCTCTTCATCCAGTACCTCTTGCTCTGCTCCGCTCCCTTGCGTAAGTTTGCTATTCCTTCCTGGTACAGATCCATCATATGGCTCGCATACCAAGGCAGCGATGCTGTGGCCATATACGCCCTGGCCACCCTCTTTAACCGCCAGAGGAGTCAGGATCATGGTAGCGGTACTTCTGCAAACAATAGTAGCATCCTGGAGGTGGTGTGGGCACCGGTTCTCCTGATGCACCTCGGAGGGCAGGACCTCATAACCGCCTACAATATCGAAGACAATGAGCTGTGGACGCGGCACATCCTCACAGCTGTGTCCCAGGTCACTGTAGCTATCTATATGTTCTGCAAATCGTGGCCAGGAGGCGACAAGAGGTTGTTGCAGGCATCAATCTTGTTCTTCGTCCCTGGGATTCTCAAATGCATTGAGAAGCCCTGGGCTCTCAAGAGTGCTAGCATTAACAGCCTAGTAAGCTCTTCCTGTCATGCTCCGAGGAGAACTGCCACCAGAGAAGACGAGATCAATTCGCTTGAAGACTACGTGCAAAAGGCAAGGGCTTTTGCCCAGACCGACCCTGGTTTCCAAGCACAAGAAGGTGATGCGGTCAACCATGGGGCTGACAATTATCTTTCTCAATCACAAGGAGAAGATATTGTGGTGGACCTTGAGGCCAACCATGGATCTCAAACACAGGGAGTGGCTGCCACGGTGGATCTTGAGCCCGATCATCATCCTCAGACCTCAAGGACATGGATAGGTCGCCTAAACCAAATAAAGGAAAAAATGGGAAGCCACGTAAGCCAAATAATGGAGAAAAGGAGAAGCCACCTAAACCAAAGGGAGCCAAGATTGAGAAGGCGAGATAATGACTATAATGGGGACCCTGAGACCTACAGGATATTTGTGGACCTTGCATCGCCGTATCCTGATCGGCTTGTGATCCTAAAATCCTTTTGGGTGCTTGATGGAAAACAAGCATACATTTTATTGCAGAATAGATTGTTCAGCATTTTCAATCTTCTCTACACAAAATCAAAGATACTCGGCAGTTTTAAAGAAGAGGAAGACCCGAGCGGGTTGGAACTTCTTTCTCTGTACATACGGTTATCGGCTAGTTTATTGCCATGGGCAGCCATAGGCCTATTCCACAAGAGTCACAGAGAAGCTTATGATGATAATGATGTCAAGGTTACATATGCCTTGTTCTGCTGTACTGCAGTGCTAGAGTACTGTTCCTGTGCTTCCTTTGCCTTTGCGAAATTTACTTTTCTAAAGGTATTTCTCAATGCCATACTCAAAGTCAAAGATAGCCTCATAGGCCAATTTAATCTGGTAGGATTCTTTGCTCGTAACAGAAGGCACTCCAGGAAGATGTGCATCGTTAATTTCTTTAACTGCAAAGACTTTCTTGACCAAAATTGGTCCATGAAGCCCTGCAAGTTATCCTTTGCAATTCTAGATTTGGTTCTTAAGTATGTGAAGAAGGGGTGGGAAGATCAAATAAAAGATACTGACAGCTACTGGAAGTTCAACGATCGCAGGGGGCAATGGACTCTTCAGTCCAACAATTGCGACAAAGATCTCAGTTGCAGCTTAAGGAAGCCATTCGATGAGAGTGTTCTTCTCTGGCACATCGCAACGGATTTCTGCTTCTACTACATGGGCGCATCTGCGTATCACCAATGTGCCACTGCTCAGTGTATTCAAGATGCTTCCGGTGAGGGTCATGGGTGTGCTGTTTGGTGTGAAAGATCTCATCATCACAAAAGAGCCATCCAGTGCAGAGAAATCTCCAACTACATGATGTACCTACTGTTTGTCAATCCCGAGATGCTACTGCCAGGCACTAGGCGAAATCTGTTCACAGCTGCCAATTCTGAGCTAAAGAAGATCCTCAAGGATGACAATGCATCACTCAAGAAAATTGTCAAGGGCGGCAAGCCTTCGCTCATGGAGATCCTCAAGTGCAATAAACCATTCTGCAACTTCTTCACAGTCAAAAGGCCATCGCTCAAGGAAATCGAAAGAGGATTTACACAGAGAATAATCGCGAAGGTACAGCCCAGGGAAAACAGAGAACAAGTTGTTGAACATACAGACTTGCCACTGGATGCGGAGACagatgcaactacacaagaaggttttgtccatGATGCATGGAATCTTGCCAATGGGCTGCTGCAAATGCGTGATGAGAAGATGTGGGAGGTAATCGAAGGCGTGTGGGTGGAGATGCTCTGCTTCTCGGCTAGTAGGTGCCGAGGGTACCTACATGCCAAGAGTTTGGGCACTGGTGGGGAGCTGCTCACGTATATCTGTCTCCTGTTGTCACACATGGGGATGGAGACCTTACCGGAGAGGTTGCAGAGGACGGAACTTTCAAGTGGAGGAAATGCCAGGGTCACTCCATTGACTTCCCAG GTACCTGGGAGCGAGGACCCACCACCCTTGAGACGTTGGAGGCCTcatgaagctgctgctgctgggGCATCTACCTCTCGACCTCAAGAAATACAACCAGCTGAATAA